One genomic segment of Hevea brasiliensis isolate MT/VB/25A 57/8 chromosome 3, ASM3005281v1, whole genome shotgun sequence includes these proteins:
- the LOC110637242 gene encoding LOW QUALITY PROTEIN: sister chromatid cohesion protein PDS5 homolog A (The sequence of the model RefSeq protein was modified relative to this genomic sequence to represent the inferred CDS: inserted 1 base in 1 codon), with translation MALKLEQQLKEVGSKLESPPINKDALIKLLKQAATCLSEMEQLPSATMMESMQPFLNAIVKPELLNHQDKDVKLLLVTCICEITXITAPEAPYSDDVLKDIFHLIVSTFSGLSDTSGPSFGRRVVILETLAKYRSCVVMLDLECDDLVNKMFSTFFSVASDDHQESVLSSMQKIMVVLIEEIEDIREDLLLVILSVLGRNRSDVSSAARRLAMNVIEQCAGKLEPGIKQFLVSSMSGDNKSENSHIDYHEVIYDIYCCAPQILLGVIPYLTGELLTDQLDVRLKAVGLVGDLSALPGSAISGAFQPIFSEFLKRLADRGVEVRMSVLERVKTCLLSNPFRAEASQIISALCDRLLDYDENVRKQVVDVICDAACYALNSIPVETIQLVAERLRDKSLLVKRYTMERMAEIFRVYCVKSSDGSVSPGEFDWIPGKILRCFYDRDFRSDTIESVLCGSMFPMEFSVKERVKLWVRIFSACDKVELKALEKILEQKQRLQQEMQRYLSVRQMHQDVDAPEFQKKVLFGFRIMSRSFAEPAKAEENFQILDQLKDTNIWKILTNLLDANTGFHQACTGREDLLKILGEKHRLYDFLGNLSVKSSYLLFNKEHVKEILLEATTHKSAGNTQFTQSCMDILVLLARFSPMLLGGAEEELVNFLKDDNEMIKEGALHILAKAGGTIREQLAVSSSSIDLILERLCLEGSRRQAKYAVHALAAITKDDGLKSLSVLYKRLVDMLEEKRHLPAVLQSLGCIAETAMPVFETRENEIEEFIKSKILKCGSKAEDNGKASWDDISELCLLKIYGIKTLVKSYLPVKDAQLRPGIDSLLEILRNILLFGEISKDTESSSVDKAHLRLASAKAVLRLSKHWDHKIPFDVFHLTLRTPEITFPQARKLFLSKVHQYIKDRLLDVKYACAFLLNITGLKPLDFEEEKQNLADIIQMHYQAKARQLSVQSDASTSAAYPEDILPYLVHALAHHSCPDADECKDVKAFETIYRQLHLILSILLHKDEDAKSESSTNKEKENISAIVYIFESIKRSEDIVDAAKSKNSHAISELGLAITKRLAPKEDDIQTLASPVSLPPMLYKSHEKKEGDDSLATEGKMWLADENVLTQFELLNLETDGKINSDIAEDVVLKDSEREANEVPLGKMIKQLKSPGTKGGKVKKNKSLSAKTKNAESDVDILKMVREINLDNMGLSSKFESSNGHKDFPSEKTKSELEHEKSKKIKATDVASVPVPKRRRSSSSHSARLSSSNLFIPLSASRDDSSPDSKEKKKSIPKLRSESDLLVACMRKNISFTSKHKGKRTELGHKSKENEVEEVANLKKSVVLGDTDMINASNNFKSSTGSMKKRKRRSIAGLAKCTTKKSGVDIEELIGYRIKVWWPMDKQFYEGTVKSYDPIKRKHVILYDDGDIEVLRLEKERWELVDKGRKSMKKSNSLKHPQSTKVSPAQKSRSLGNIHQNKESENITKGKRTPKKNSKRVNKEPEVKDDFDVSNAEPTEESKGDKEKQGGSHGERDERVTEHLTDVDESHKEVTSVSGGKHLGDTLENQNQSDESDGEVKSNSEGKVFADTESIPEDAQKDDAEEDSHPEEREDESSEGMREEANKDKSDSEGTQDEDIDGTTLRNPKKARIEASPSNEEDAEISDDEPLSKWKHKVQKSASRKAR, from the exons ATGGCACTCAAGCTTGAACAGCAGCTCAAGGAGGTGGGATCGAAGCTCGAGTCCCCTCCTATTAACAAAGACGCTCTTATTAAGCTTTTGAAG CAAGCTGCTACGTGCCTTTCCGAGATGGAACAATTGCCATCAGCGACTATGATGGAGTCAATGCAACCTTTCCTTAATGCAATTGTGAAGCCAGAATTGCTGAATCATCAAGATAAGGATGTTAAGCTTCTACTTGTAACCTGTATTTGTGAGATAA CAATTACAGCTCCTGAAGCTCCTTACAGTGATGATGTTTTAAAG GATATTTTTCACTTGATTGTCAGCACTTTTAGCGGGTTAAGTGATACTAGTGGTCCATCATTTGGAAGGAGAGTTGTTATTTTGGAGACCCTTGCCAAATATAGGTCATGCGTTGTGATGTTGGATCTAGAATGTGATGATCTGGTGAATAAAATGTTCAGTACATTTTTTTCTGTTGCCAG TGATGATCATCAAGAAAGTGTATTGTCATCGATGCAAAAAATAATGGTTGTTCtcatagaagaaattgaagatattCGGGAGGATCTCTTGCTTGTCATATTATCCGTATTAGGAAGAAATAGATCT GATGTTTCTTCAGCTGCAAGGAGACTTGCCATGAATGTAATAGAGCAATGTGCTGGAAAACTTGAACCTGGAATAAAGCAGTTCCTTGTATCATCAATGTCAGGAGATAACAAGTCGGAAAATAGTCATATTGACTATCATGAAGTCATATATGATATTTACTGTTGTGCCCCTCAGATCTTATTGGGAGTCATTCCTTACCTCACTGGGGAACTATTG ACTGATCAGCTCGACGTTCGTTTAAAAGCAGTGGGGTTAGTTGGAGATCTGTCTGCTCTGCCAGGCTCTGCTATCAGTGGAGCATTTCAGCCAATCTTTTCAGAGTTTTTGAAAAGGTTGGCTGATAGAGGAGTAGAAGTCCGAATGTCTGTCCTGGAACGTGTCAAAACCTGTCTCTTGTCAAATCCTTTCCGAGCTGAGGCTTCTCAAATAATCT CTGCTCTCTGTGATCGACTATTGGACTATGATGAGAATGTCCGAAAACAAGTTGTTGATGTGATTTGTGATGCGGCGTGTTATGCCCTGAATTCTATTCCTGTTGAAACCATACAACTAGTTGCGGAGCGTCTTCGAGACAAATCT CTACTTGTTAAGAGATATACCATGGAGAGAATGGCTGAGATTTTCAGGGTTTATTGTGTGAAGTCCTCTGATGGCTCAGTTAGTCCTGGTGAATTTGATTGGATTCCTGGGAAGATTTTGAGATGTTTTTATGACAGAGATTTCAG ATCAGATACAATTGAATCTGTTCTTTGTGGGTCCATGTTCCCAATGGAGTTCTCAGTCAAAGAAAGAGTTAAGCTTTGGGTCAGAATATTCTCTGCATGTGACAAAGTAGAGCTGAAAGCTCTTGAGAAGATATTGGAGCAGAAGCAACG GTTACAACAAGAGATGCAGAGGTATCTATCTGTCAGGCAGATGCATCAG GATGTAGATGCTCCTGAATTCCAAAAAAAAGTCCTTTTTGGTTTTCGTATCATGTCTCGCTCGTTTGCTGAGCCTGCTAAGGCTGAGGAGAATTTTCAGATACTTGATCAATTGAAAGATACCAATATCTGGAAGATTTTAACAAATCTCCTTGATGCTAACACTGGTTTCCATCAAGCTTGTACTGGTCGG GAGGATTTGCTTAAAATACTTGGTGAGAAACACCGGCTTTATGATTTTCTGGGCAATCTCTCAGTTAAGAGTTCTTATTTACTTTTCAACAAAGAGCATGTGAAAGAAATTCTGTTGGAGGCCACCACACATAAATCTGCTGGAAATACACAATTTACTCAATCGTGTATGGATATACTGGTG CTACTTGCACGCTTCAGTCCAATGCTACTTGGCGGGGCTGAAGAAGAATTAGTAAATTTTCTGAAAGATGATAATGAGATGATAAAAGAAGGTGCTTTGCACATTTTGGCGAAGGCTGGGGGTACCATCCGAGAACAGCTCGCAGTGTCATCAAG TTCAATTGACCTTATATTGGAGAGGCTCTGCTTAGAAGGTAGTCGAAGACAGGCCAAGTATGCTGTGCATGCCCTAGCAGCAATAACAAAGGATGATGGGCTCAAGTCTCTTTCTGTTTTATACAAG AGACTCGTGGACATGCTGGAGGAGAAGAGACATTTGCCTGCTGTACTACAATCTCTGGGATGCATAGCTGAGACTGCAATGCCAGTTTTTGAAACCAGGGAGaatgaaattgaagaattcataAAAAGCAAGATTCTTAAATGTGGCAGT AAAGCAGAAGACAATGGAAAAGCAAGCTGGGATGACATAAGCGAACTTTGTTTGTTGAAG ATATATGGGATCAAGACACTTGTCAAGAGCTACTTGCCTGTAAAAGATGCACAACTTCGTCCTGGCATTGATAGCCTTTTGGAGATCCTGAGGAATATTCTTCTGTTTGGAGAAATATCAAAGGATACAGAATCGAG TTCAGTTGATAAGGCCCATTTGAGACTTGCTTCTGCTAAGGCTGTTCTTCGTTTGTCAAAGCACTGGGATCACAAGATACCTTTTGATGTCTTCCACCTAACTTTAAGGACACCGGAG ATCACTTTCCCCCAAGCTAGGAAACTATTCCTAAGCAAAGTTCATCAATATATAAAGGACCGGCTTCTGGATGTGAAGTATGCCTGTGCCTTCTTACTTAATATAACTGGATTAAAGCCCCTTGATTTTGAAGAG GAAAAGCAGAATCTTGCTGATATTATTCAAATGCATTACCAAGCAAAGGCACGTCAACTCTCTGTACAGAGTGATGCAAGTACCTCAGCTGCATATCCTGAAGACATTCTACCATATTTGGTCCATGCCCTTGCTCATCATTCATGTCCTGACGCTGATGAATGCAAGGATGTTAAAGCATTTGAGACAATATACCG GCAATTGCACTTGATTCTTTCTATTTTGTTGCACAAAGATGAAGATGCAAAGTCAGAATCTAGCACCAACAAAGAGAAGGAGAATATATCTGCAATAGTTTATATCTTTGAAAGTATCAAGCGTTCAGAGGATATAGTTGATGCAGCAAAGTCAAAG AATTCTCATGCAATCTCTGAACTTGGGCTGGCAATCACCAAGCGCTTAGCTCCGAAGGAGGATGATATACAAACTTTGGCTTCACCGGTTTCCCTGCCTCCAATGCTTTACAAATCACATGAGAAGAAAGAAGGAGATGATTCTCTG gcAACTGAGGGAAAAATGTGGTTGGCTGATGAGAATGTCTTGACTCAATTTGAATTGCTTAATTTAGAAACTGATGGAAAA ATTAATTCAGATATTGCTGAGGATGTGGTTCTAAAAGACAGTGAAAGAGAAGCAAATGAGGTGCCCCTTGGCAAAATGATAAAACAGTTAAAATCGCCTGGCACCAAGGGTGGCAAGGTTAAAAAGAACAAGTCTTTGTCAGCTAAAACAAAAAATGCTGAAAGTGATGTTGATATCTTGAAGatggtcagggaaataaatttggaTAATATGGGGCTCTCTAGTAAGTTTGAGTCAAGCAATGGTCATAAAGATTTTCCAAGTGAAAAAACAAAGTCAGAACTGGAGCAtgaaaaatctaaaaaaataaaGGCTACGGATGTAGCATCTGTTCCAGTACCTAAACGACGGAGATCATCATCTTCTCATAGTGCTAGACTGTCTTCAAGCAATTTATTTATTCCATTAAGTGCTTCAAGAGATGATTCAAGCCCTGAttcaaaagagaagaagaagtctATCCCAAAACTAAGGTCCGAGTCTGATTTGTTGGTAGCATGCATGCGAAAGAATATAAGCTTCACATCAAAACACAAAGGCAAACGCACTGAGTTGGGTCACAAGAGCAAAGAAAATGAAGTTGAAGAAGTTGCTAATCTGAAG AAGTCTGTTGTGTTAGGGGACACTGATATGATAAATGCAAGTAATAATTTTAAGTCTTCAACTGGAAGcatgaagaagagaaaaagaagaagcatTGCAGGCTTGGCAAAG TGCACAACAAAGAAAAGCGGAGTTGATATTGAAGAATTAATTGGTTATAGAATAAAGGTTTGGTGGCCCATGGATAAGCA GTTTTATGAAGGCACTGTTAAATCTTATGACCCTATAAAAAGGAAACATGTG ATATTATATGATGACGGAGACATAGAAGTACTCCGTTTAGAAAAAGAGCGGTGGGAGCTTGTTGACAAAGGTCGCAAATCTATGAAG AAGTCAAACTCATTGAAGCATCCCCAGTCAACTAAAGT ATCGCCTGCACAGAAAAGTAGAAGTTTGGGTAACATACATCAGAACAAGGAATCAGaaaatat tacTAAAGGAAAAAGAACTCCTAAGAAAAACTCAAAGCGTGTAAATAAAGAGCCTGAGGTTAAAGATGACTTTGATGTATCAAATGCTGAACCCACTGAGGAATCTAAAGGAGACAAGGAAAAACAAG GTGGTTCTCATGGGGAACGTGATGAAAGGGTGACAGAGCACTTGACTGATGTGGATGAATCTCATAAGGAAGTTACATCAGTTTCTGGAGGAAAACACTTGGGAGACACACTGGAGAACCAAAATCAATCAGACGAATCTGATGGAGAAGTGAAATCCAATTCTGAAGGTAAAGTTTTTGCAGATACTGAGAGTATACCAGAAGATGCTCAAAAAGATGATGCAGAAGAGGACTCCCATCCTGAAGAACGGGAAGATGAATCAAGTGAAGGCATGCGAGAGGAAGCAAATAAAGACAAATCAGACTCTGAAGGGACTCAAGATGAAGACATTGATGGGACTACGCTCAGAAATCCAAAGAAAGCACGTATCGAAGCAAGTCCTTCCAATGAAGAGGATGCTGAGATATCTGATGATGAGCCTCTT AGCAAATGGAAGCATAAAGTACAAAAATCAGCATCAAGGAAAGCAAGATAA
- the LOC110637244 gene encoding protein C2-DOMAIN ABA-RELATED 11 isoform X1, translated as MKRTMGEQLGLLKVTVVQGKKLVIRDFKSSDPYVVVKLGSQTSKTKVINSCLNPVWNEELSFSLTEPIGALSLEVFDKDRFKADDKMGHAHLSLQPIASAARLKQILQVCSGETILRKVVPDSDNCLARESSISCIDGEVVQSVWLRLCAVESGEIELKIKLIDAPVASSR; from the exons ATGAAG CGAACTATGGGAGAGCAGTTGGGATTGCTAAAGGTGACTGTTGTACAAGGGAAAAAATTGGTTATCCGGGATTTCAAGAGCAGTGATCCTTATGTGGTGGTCAAGCTAGGAAGTCAG ACATCAAAGACCAAAGTTATAAATAGTTGCCTTAATCCAGTCTGGAATGAAGAGCTAAGCTTCTCCCTCACAGAACCTATTGGAGCTCTAAGTTTG GAAGTATTTGATAAAGACCGTTTCAAGGCAGATGACAAGATGGGGCATGCTCACCTCAGCCTTCAACCAATTGCCTCTGCTGCTAGGTTGAAGCAGATTCTGCAGGTGTGTTCTGGTGAGACTATTTTAAGAAAGGTAGTTCCAGACTCAGACAACTGTCTTGCCAGGGAAAGCTCGATTAGTTGTATTGATGGTGAGGTGGTGCAGAGCGTATGGTTGAGGCTCTGTGCAGTTGAGTCTGGGGAGATAGAACTAAAGATTAAGTTGATTGATGCTCCTGTTGCCTCTTCAAGGTAG
- the LOC110637244 gene encoding protein C2-DOMAIN ABA-RELATED 11 isoform X2 produces MGEQLGLLKVTVVQGKKLVIRDFKSSDPYVVVKLGSQTSKTKVINSCLNPVWNEELSFSLTEPIGALSLEVFDKDRFKADDKMGHAHLSLQPIASAARLKQILQVCSGETILRKVVPDSDNCLARESSISCIDGEVVQSVWLRLCAVESGEIELKIKLIDAPVASSR; encoded by the exons ATGGGAGAGCAGTTGGGATTGCTAAAGGTGACTGTTGTACAAGGGAAAAAATTGGTTATCCGGGATTTCAAGAGCAGTGATCCTTATGTGGTGGTCAAGCTAGGAAGTCAG ACATCAAAGACCAAAGTTATAAATAGTTGCCTTAATCCAGTCTGGAATGAAGAGCTAAGCTTCTCCCTCACAGAACCTATTGGAGCTCTAAGTTTG GAAGTATTTGATAAAGACCGTTTCAAGGCAGATGACAAGATGGGGCATGCTCACCTCAGCCTTCAACCAATTGCCTCTGCTGCTAGGTTGAAGCAGATTCTGCAGGTGTGTTCTGGTGAGACTATTTTAAGAAAGGTAGTTCCAGACTCAGACAACTGTCTTGCCAGGGAAAGCTCGATTAGTTGTATTGATGGTGAGGTGGTGCAGAGCGTATGGTTGAGGCTCTGTGCAGTTGAGTCTGGGGAGATAGAACTAAAGATTAAGTTGATTGATGCTCCTGTTGCCTCTTCAAGGTAG